GCATCGGGCGCTTCCGCTGCCGGTCAGAAGGTGGCCGACTCCTTCCGGGCAGGATGGAACGGTGCGGATGTCGGCGCTGCCGGTTCCGGCCAGGCCGCCGCAGGCGAAGGCGCAGCCAGCGCGCCGAAGCAAGAGCAACCCGCCTGGGCAAAGCGGATGCACCGCCGCCAGCAGATCACCCATGCCGCAACCACCGCAGCCCACACGCTGCGCAGTGGCGACGGCGGCGGCTCAGGGCAAGGCCCAAGCCTGCGCCCCGATGCGTGACCCGATACCTGACCACCAAGGAGAACCCTATGCGATTCAAACGCCCGCAGGTGCGCTATGCCGACACGCCGCAGCCTGCCACCCCGTACCAATCCGCCGCGCAGGTGTGGGACGAGCGCATCGGCTCGGCCCGCGTCCAGGCCAAGAACTGGCGTTTTATGGCCTTCGGCTGCCTCACGCTTGCGCTGCTGATGGCCGGTGGCCTGGTGTGGCGCTCGGCGCAGTCCATCGTCACCCCTTACGTCATCGAGGTCGATCAGTCGGGGCAGGTGCGCGCCGTCGGCGAAGCCGCCACGCCGTACCGGCCCGCCGATGCGCAGATCGCGCACCACCTGGCGCGCTTCGTGACGCTGGTGCGCTCGCTGTCTATCGATCCCATCGTGGTGCGGCAAAACTGGCTGGACGCCTACGACTACACCACCGACAAAGGCGCGGCGGTGCTCAACGACTACGCCAGCAAGAACGATCCTTTCGCCCGTGTTGGCCGCGAGTCGGTGACGGTGCAGATCACCAGCGTGGTACGCGCCAGCGATGCCTCGTTCAACGTCCGTTGGACGGAGCAACGGTTCATCAACGGTGCCCCCGCCGGGACCGAGCGATGGAACGCGGTGCTTTCCACCGTCCTGCAAACCCCGCGCACCGAACAGCGCCTGCGCAAGAACCCGCTGGGTATCTACGTCAACGGCCTGTCGTGGAGCCGCGAACTGGATTCTTCTGAAGGAGCCAAGCCATGAACCTGTCTTTCCGCTTATACGCTTTCGCGCTGACCGTGGTGGCCCTGTCGGGCTGCGCTTCGCAGGGCAAGCCGCCTCCGTCCATTTCGCTCGATGAGCCGGTGCAGGCACAGCCGCTGCCGGAGCCGCCTGCTCCAGTGGAAGTCGTCGCCATGCCCGAGCCGCTGGCGCTGCCAGCGCAGTTGAAGCCGCTGCACGAGTTGGACGCGGCCCCGGCTAAGCCGGAGCCGGCCGATGAGAAGGTGCGCGTTTCCCGTGCCAATGCCGAGGCGCGCATCGCGCCCACGCGCGAGGGCTACGTCAATGCGATTCAGGTGTGGCCCTTCACCGATGGTGCGCTCTACCAAGTCTATGCCGCGCCGGGACGCGTGACCGTGGTTTCCTTGCAGCCGGGCGAGGAACTAGTGACGGTCGCAGCCGGCGATACCGTGCGCTGGATCGTCGGTGACACGTCCAGCGGCAGCGGCGACGCGATGCGCATCAATGTGCTGGTCAAGCCCATCCGCTCAGGCCTCAAGACGAATTTGGTCATCACCACCAGTCGCAGAACATACCTGCTGGAACTGACCTCGACGGAAAAGGCATGGATGGCGTCGGTGTCCTGGGACTACCCAAAAGACCGGATGTTGGCCTTGCAGCGCCAGTCGCAGGCGGCTAGCGCCGCCGCACCGGTCGATACCGGACTGTCGCTGGAGAAGATCCGCTTCCGATATTCCGTCTCAGGCAGCAATCCGCCGTGGAAGCCGCTGCGCGCCTTCGACGATGGCGAGAAGGTCTATATCCAGTTCCCGCCGGGAATCGCCCAAGGCGAGCTGCCACCGCTGTTCGTCATCGGCGCGCAGGGCGACGGACAACTGGTGAATTACCGTTTTCGCTCGCCTTACTACATCGTGGATCGGCTGTTCGGCGCGGCCGAACTGCGCCTGGGCGGCGACAAGGGTGACGTGGTGCGTATCGAACGCACGGATGGCTTGGCGCGGAGGAACTGACCATGAGCCAGGACGACACTCCCGACCTCGCCACGCCGCATGCGGGCAAGGTGGCACCCGAGGCAGTTGCGCTGCGCGCCCAACCGCGCCCGGTCACGCGCCTGAACCGGCGCACGCTGGCCATCCTCGTCGGCGGTCTCTCGGTCGCTGTGCTCGGCGCGCTGATGTGGTCGCTGCAACCGCAGCGGCGCGGTGCAGGCGAGCAGACCGAGCTTTACAACGTCGATCGCGTCTCGAAGTCCGAAGGGTTGGACGCGCTGCCGGCGGACTACTCGAAGCTGCCGCCCCCCTTGGCGGCATCCGTGCCGGAGTTGGGGCCGCCGCTGCCAGGCGATCTTGGCCCGGCCATTGTGAAGTCGCAGCAGCCGGTGACGGCCGCCTACGCGGCCCCCGGCAACGACCCCAACGACGCGTTGCGCAAGGAAGCCGAAGCAGCAGCGGCATCGGCGGTGTTCTTCCGCTCTGGTTCGCAGAAGGCCGCGCCGGTGGCGCAGACACAGGTAGCCGCTGCGCCGGGCTTCACCGCCAATGCGGCCTTCGACCCGCTGGCGGCCGGGCCTGCGTCGACGGCGGCCCAGCCCGCCGACCCGACCGCCGTGCAGAACCGGCAAGACCAGAAAGAGGCATTCCAGAAAGCCGGAACCACGGAAGCCCGTGATTCCGGCAACCTGACGCTGCCGGCGTCGCCGTATCAGGTCATGGCCGGAACGGTGGTCGCCGGGGCGCTGGTGACGGGCATCAAGTCGGACTTGCCGGGCGATGTGATCGCCACAGTGACGGAGCCGGTCTATGACACGGCTACCGGCAAGTTCCTGCTGATCCCGCAGGGGTCACGCATCCTGGGCAAATACAACAGCCAGGTCAGCTACGGGCAGAGCCGCGTGCAAGTGGTGTGGAACCGGATCATCCTGCCCGACACGTCTTCGCTCAAGCTCGACAACTTGGCCGGCACCGATCCGGCCGGCTACGCCGGCTTGGAAGATGATGTGGATTGGCATTGGGATCGCGTCTTTGCCGGTGCGGCACTGACGACGCTACTGGGCATCGGTGCCGAACTGGCTGCGCCGGAGAACCGGCAGGACGGTGATCGCGTCATCATCGCCGGCCGCGATAGCGCCCAGGACAGCATCAATCAGGTCGGTCAGGAGATGACCCGGCGCAACCTCAACATCCAGCCCACCTTGACGGAGCGCCCCGGCTTGCCGGTTCGCATCATCGTCAACCGCGATCTGGTGCTGCGGCCGTACCAGCCACTTTTCTTCAACAGGGGGACTTCGCGATGACGACGCGCAAGCTACGGCTCGGGCCGCTGCCGAAAACGGAATCCACGAAGCTGACTTTTGCTTGCCCGGCCAGCCTGAAAGCCGACCTCGACCGCTACGCTACGCTGCACGCGCAGACCTACGGCGAGGCGGTCGATGCCACGGTGCTAATTCCGCACATGCTAGAAGCCTTCATGGTCGGAGATCGGGGATTCAGGAAGGGAGGCGCGGGCAAGGCCGCGCCGCCGAAGCCAAGCTGATGATGCCGGTTTCCGCTGGCGGCCATCCCTCAAACGCGCAGCCCAAGGCTGCGCGTTCTTCATTCTGGAGGACGGCGACCGATTGGGCTATGAAGACCAAACGCGGCTACCGCCTGCAGGCAACCGCCCCCGATGCAGCACGCTCGGGCTTTCTACCGCGAAGCTCCTATGTGGCTCCCAGCCCACAACGCCACAGCCCCGCAAGGCGGCCCGAAGTAGAGCCAAACCCGCACCCCATATAGACTTCCGGCCATCAGGCTGATTTCAACAATCGCTTGACTGCGGACATTTTTTATTGCTGTTTGCGTTCGGACAGGTTCCGGTCAATAGGTGGATTTTCGGAACAGAGTTTTCCACTGAGAATGTTGCAGCCGTGAGACATAAAAGCAGCCATGCGGCCCGAATTTTGATAATGTTTTGACAGTTGCTATAAGCATTTTTACAGATTACGGAGTCACCAAATGCATTTGAACAAGAAGAAAACGCTGGCGAGCCTGGTCGGATTGGTGCTGGCAGGCGCCGCGGCCATGGCGAGCGCGCAATCGGAAGGAACCCAGGGTGGCGTGACTCTGCAGTACGGCGTTGGCGACCACTACAAGCGCTACACGCTGAACTATGAAACGGCTTCGGTCTGGACGCACCAGTTTGGCGGCAACTGGGGACGCCTGGATCTGACGCCGGAATTCGGCGCGTCCTACTGGACGGCCGATGGTTCGCGCACGCCTGGCCACGCCTGGCAATTCAGCGCCATCCCCATGTTCCGCTGGTGGGCCGGCGAGCGCTTCTATCTCGAAGCGGGTATCGGCGCCACACTCTTCTCGACCACCCGCTTCGCCAACGAGAACATCAGCACGGCCTTCCAGTTCGGCGATCACGTCGGCATGGGTTTCCTGCTGACGCCGAACAACCGTATCGGTCTGCGCTATTCGCACTTCTCCAACGCCAGCATCAAGCGCCCGAATCCGGGTCTGGATGCGGTGCAGGTCAGCTACACGTACCAGTTCTGATCGAAGCCGGGTGGGAGCTCTCCCGCCAGCCAGGGTCAGTCAGTGCCAACCCCGCAGGCAAAGCCTGTGGGGTTTTTTTATTGGGGCCAAGACGAGGCGGGCAGGGTGCTGCTGCCGACGAGGCATGGGCGGCGTTGTGTCTTGCCGCCGGCGCCCCCACCGACATCCTCTTCAACGAGTATGCAAAAAAAATCTATGGTCAGCCCGATTTTTGCAAGCGAGGCGGTGTAGGCGTAAATTGGGCTTGCTCAAATCTATTCGGAGTCAGTTGGGGCTAGGCCCCCCGCGCCATGATGAGAGTCGCGCCCGGCAAACCTAAAAAGCCCCTCAGCATCGCGGTGCTGGATTTCATGTCAGGTTTCTTGCCAGGCCGTTGAGCCGTTTATGTCTTCACGTACTCGCGTCGCAAAACCAGGAAGTGACTGCGTAAAACGGTGATGAAGGTCAGGCTGGCGCTACAGTCTGCTCACTTCGGTAGTTCGTTCCATTGGCGAGGATGGCCCAGGCGATCCTCGCCAATTTATTGGCCAGCGCACAAGCGACCACGTTCGAGTGACGTCGGGCCTGCAGCTCGCGCACCCAGGCGCCTAGCCGGTCGGTTCGTCGCTCCACGTGTCGCATGATCGCGCGAGCGCCCTGTACCAACAATCGTCTAAGGTTCTTGTCGCCCCGTTTGCTGATGCCCAGGAGCGTGGGTTTGCCGCCCGTGCTGTACTGGCGAGGCACCAAGCCTACCGAAGCGGCGAACTGGCGCGCCGAACCAAATTGCCGCGCATCGCCCAGCTCAGTCATCAGCACGCTAGCAGTGATTGGCCCGATGCCGGGGGTCTGAAGCAGCCGCTGGCTGCGTTCATCCTCGCGCAGCTGTAGACACAGCTCACGCTCAATCTGGCCTACCTGCTCATCCAGATACTGAAAGTGCGATCGCAGCCGCTCCAGCAGCGCGCCTAGTTGGGGCGGCAGCGCGTGTTCGGCCAGAACCGCTGGCAAGCGTCGCAGGATCGCCTGACCACGAGGCAGGCTGATGCCAAACTCCAGCAAAAAGGCGTGCACCTGGTTGATCACGCCCGTGCGCTGAGCGACCAGTGATTCACGCACCCGATGCAGGGCAGAGACGGTCTGCTGAGCCTGATTGCGCACGCTCACGAACCGCATGCTCGGGCGCGAGGCCGCCTCGCAGATCGCCTGGGCATCGGCGAAGTCATTCTTGTTGCCCTGTACGAAGGGGCGCACGAACTGGGGGGAAATGAGCTTGGCCTGGTGGCCCAGTTCTTCGATGCGGCGCGCCATCCAGTGCGCGCCGGCGCAGGCCTCCATCACCACTGTGCTGCGCGGTGTGTTGCCCAGTAACTTGAACAGATCCTGGCGCGAGCACTTCTTGCGAAACATCATCCTGCCGGCCGCGTCCTGCCCATGCAGATGGAAGCTGTGTTTGCCCAGATCGATGCCAATCAGCGTGACGGTGCTCATGAGAGGTCTCCCAAAAAGAACAATCCCCACTCAGCGTACCGCTTCGTGGGGATCGGGCTGACCATCTCATTAGCCCCCGCTGTATGGCGGGGGCTTTTTCTCAGGGCGCGGCTCAGTGGCGCGTTTCTACCTGAACCAGCGGTTCAGTCGAAACGGACGGCACGGCCTTGCGCTCACGACCCAGGCGGGCCGGCGTGTGCGCGGCGGCGATACGCAGCTGCGTTTGCGCATGGCGGTCCGGATCGGTTTCCACCCACTGCAGGCCAGCGGCGTTGACGACGTCGTGCAGGGCCTGGGCCTTGGCGGACGGCGTTGCTGCCGGGATGACGATGGGTTGCTCGGCAACCGCCGGGGCCGGAGCGGCGGCGGGAGCCGGGGCGGCGGCCACGGGCTCGACCGGAGCGGGCGCTTGTGCTGCCGGCGCGGCAACTTGCGTCACCACGGGTTCGACGGCGGGCGCTTCGACCGGTGCGGCAACGGGTGCGGCAACAGGCGCGGGTGCGGCGGCGGGCTCCACGGCCACGGGGGCCGGGGCTTCGTCGCGCGGCTGCGCTTGCGTGACCACGGGCTCGACGGGCGTCGCCTGAACCGGCTCGGCCTTGACGGCTTGCTCGACTGCCGGAGCAGCTTCGGCCTGAGCGGCCTGAACGGTTTCTTCAGCAGGCGCGGCGGCTTGCGGCTGAGCAGGCGTTTCAGCCGATTCAGCGGGGGCCTGGGCCTGAACAGCCTCGGCGCCGTTGTCCTCGTCACCAGCGTCGTCCAGCTGTTCGTCGCTGCCGATCAGGCCGTTCTCGTCCTGGCTGCGGCGGCCGCGGCGGCTGCGGCGGCGGCGACGCTTGCGCTCGGGATCGGCCGAGCCTTCGGCGCCTTCGGCCAGCGCGATGCCGTCTTCCGTTTGCTCGATGGCATCCGTCTGTTCCTGGAGGGCGGCCACGGGAGCGGCTTCAGCGGCGGGAACGGCGGGCTTGGCGTCGGGCAGCGCGGTGGCCACGGTCTGGGCCAGCGCCGCGACCATGCTTTCCTGTTCGCTCATCGGCGCGTCGGATTGGCCTTCCTCGCGGCGGTTGCGGCCACGGCCGCGACGGCGATTGCGGCCGGCGCCGGCGTCATCGCCAGCGGCCTCGGCTGCCTGCTCGGGGCGGTTGTTGGCCAGCGCGGCCTGGTCGCGATCGGCGCGGGCTTCGTTACGGCCCTGGCGCTCGCCACGTTCCGGCCGTTCGGCGCGTTCCGGACGCTCGGCGCGCTCGCCTTCGGCACGGCGGTTGCCGCGCACGTGCTGGCGGCCGCCTTCGGCGCCTTCAGCGCTGTCGCCGCGCGCTTCATTGCGGCGGTTGCGGTTGCGGTCAGAGCCATGGCGTTCGCCGCGGCGGTCTTGGCCGTCGTGGCGGCCCTTGCCGCGGCCGGAGGCGCCGCGCTTGGCGGTGTCTTCCTGGGCAGCGGGGGTGGCAGCGGGCTTGGCGCTGTCGCCATTGCCGGTCAGCCAGCCGACCAGACGCTTGAACAGGCCGCCCAGGCCGCCGGAGGCGGCAGGAGCGGGCGCGGCGGCGGCCGGCGCCGGGGCCGGCGTGGACACGGGCGCGGGTTGCGAGGGCGTGATGCCCTTGACCAGCGCTTCCGGACGGCTCTTGATCTCGTGCTCGCGCGGCTGCCAGGCGGCATCCGTGGATGGAGCCTCGACCAGCTCGAAGCTGGTCTTCACTTCCTCGAGGCGCGGGTCGTCATGACGCAGGCGCTCGATGTGGTGATGCGGCGTTTCCAGATGCTTGTTGGGGATCAGCAGCAGGTTGACCTTCAGGCGCGCTTCCATCTTGGTGATGTCGGAGCGCTTTTCGTTCAGCAGATAGGTGGCCACGTCCACCGGCACCTGGGCGTGCACGGCGGCGGTGTTTTCCTTCATGGCCTCTTCCTGCAGCAGGCGCAGGACGTGCAGGGCGCTGGATTCCGCGTCGCGGATCACGCCGGTGCCGTTGCAGCGCGGGCAGGTGATGTGCG
The Achromobacter sp. AONIH1 DNA segment above includes these coding regions:
- a CDS encoding Rne/Rng family ribonuclease, which translates into the protein MKRMLFNATHQEELRVAIVDGQKLIDLDIETAGREQRKGNIYKGVITRIEPGLEACFVNYGEDRHGFLPFKEVARSYFKEGVDVRSARIQDALREGQELIVQVEKEERGNKGAALTTFISLAGRYLVLMPNNPRGGGVSRRVEGEDRQELRDTMEQLELPQGMSIIARTAGIGRNVEELQWDLSYLLQLWTAIDGAARDNSAPILIYLESSLVIRAIRDYFSPEIGEILIDTDEIADQATAFMSVVMPDNVQRVKRYRDDIPLFSRFQIEHQIETAYSRTVQLPSGGAVVIDHTEALVSVDVNSARSTRGADIEETALRTNVEAADEVARQLRLRDLGGLIVIDFIDMEDSKNQRAVEQRLRDALHFDRARVQMGKISRFGLMELSRQRLRPALNEGSHITCPRCNGTGVIRDAESSALHVLRLLQEEAMKENTAAVHAQVPVDVATYLLNEKRSDITKMEARLKVNLLLIPNKHLETPHHHIERLRHDDPRLEEVKTSFELVEAPSTDAAWQPREHEIKSRPEALVKGITPSQPAPVSTPAPAPAAAAPAPAASGGLGGLFKRLVGWLTGNGDSAKPAATPAAQEDTAKRGASGRGKGRHDGQDRRGERHGSDRNRNRRNEARGDSAEGAEGGRQHVRGNRRAEGERAERPERAERPERGERQGRNEARADRDQAALANNRPEQAAEAAGDDAGAGRNRRRGRGRNRREEGQSDAPMSEQESMVAALAQTVATALPDAKPAVPAAEAAPVAALQEQTDAIEQTEDGIALAEGAEGSADPERKRRRRRSRRGRRSQDENGLIGSDEQLDDAGDEDNGAEAVQAQAPAESAETPAQPQAAAPAEETVQAAQAEAAPAVEQAVKAEPVQATPVEPVVTQAQPRDEAPAPVAVEPAAAPAPVAAPVAAPVEAPAVEPVVTQVAAPAAQAPAPVEPVAAAPAPAAAPAPAVAEQPIVIPAATPSAKAQALHDVVNAAGLQWVETDPDRHAQTQLRIAAAHTPARLGRERKAVPSVSTEPLVQVETRH
- the trbF gene encoding conjugal transfer protein TrbF, translated to MRFKRPQVRYADTPQPATPYQSAAQVWDERIGSARVQAKNWRFMAFGCLTLALLMAGGLVWRSAQSIVTPYVIEVDQSGQVRAVGEAATPYRPADAQIAHHLARFVTLVRSLSIDPIVVRQNWLDAYDYTTDKGAAVLNDYASKNDPFARVGRESVTVQITSVVRASDASFNVRWTEQRFINGAPAGTERWNAVLSTVLQTPRTEQRLRKNPLGIYVNGLSWSRELDSSEGAKP
- the trbG gene encoding P-type conjugative transfer protein TrbG, translated to MNLSFRLYAFALTVVALSGCASQGKPPPSISLDEPVQAQPLPEPPAPVEVVAMPEPLALPAQLKPLHELDAAPAKPEPADEKVRVSRANAEARIAPTREGYVNAIQVWPFTDGALYQVYAAPGRVTVVSLQPGEELVTVAAGDTVRWIVGDTSSGSGDAMRINVLVKPIRSGLKTNLVITTSRRTYLLELTSTEKAWMASVSWDYPKDRMLALQRQSQAASAAAPVDTGLSLEKIRFRYSVSGSNPPWKPLRAFDDGEKVYIQFPPGIAQGELPPLFVIGAQGDGQLVNYRFRSPYYIVDRLFGAAELRLGGDKGDVVRIERTDGLARRN
- a CDS encoding IS110 family transposase, which gives rise to MSTVTLIGIDLGKHSFHLHGQDAAGRMMFRKKCSRQDLFKLLGNTPRSTVVMEACAGAHWMARRIEELGHQAKLISPQFVRPFVQGNKNDFADAQAICEAASRPSMRFVSVRNQAQQTVSALHRVRESLVAQRTGVINQVHAFLLEFGISLPRGQAILRRLPAVLAEHALPPQLGALLERLRSHFQYLDEQVGQIERELCLQLREDERSQRLLQTPGIGPITASVLMTELGDARQFGSARQFAASVGLVPRQYSTGGKPTLLGISKRGDKNLRRLLVQGARAIMRHVERRTDRLGAWVRELQARRHSNVVACALANKLARIAWAILANGTNYRSEQTVAPA
- a CDS encoding DUF2274 domain-containing protein, giving the protein MTTRKLRLGPLPKTESTKLTFACPASLKADLDRYATLHAQTYGEAVDATVLIPHMLEAFMVGDRGFRKGGAGKAAPPKPS
- a CDS encoding acyloxyacyl hydrolase, whose amino-acid sequence is MHLNKKKTLASLVGLVLAGAAAMASAQSEGTQGGVTLQYGVGDHYKRYTLNYETASVWTHQFGGNWGRLDLTPEFGASYWTADGSRTPGHAWQFSAIPMFRWWAGERFYLEAGIGATLFSTTRFANENISTAFQFGDHVGMGFLLTPNNRIGLRYSHFSNASIKRPNPGLDAVQVSYTYQF
- a CDS encoding TrbI/VirB10 family protein, producing the protein MSQDDTPDLATPHAGKVAPEAVALRAQPRPVTRLNRRTLAILVGGLSVAVLGALMWSLQPQRRGAGEQTELYNVDRVSKSEGLDALPADYSKLPPPLAASVPELGPPLPGDLGPAIVKSQQPVTAAYAAPGNDPNDALRKEAEAAAASAVFFRSGSQKAAPVAQTQVAAAPGFTANAAFDPLAAGPASTAAQPADPTAVQNRQDQKEAFQKAGTTEARDSGNLTLPASPYQVMAGTVVAGALVTGIKSDLPGDVIATVTEPVYDTATGKFLLIPQGSRILGKYNSQVSYGQSRVQVVWNRIILPDTSSLKLDNLAGTDPAGYAGLEDDVDWHWDRVFAGAALTTLLGIGAELAAPENRQDGDRVIIAGRDSAQDSINQVGQEMTRRNLNIQPTLTERPGLPVRIIVNRDLVLRPYQPLFFNRGTSR